The Halomonas sp. HAL1 genome segment GCACTGGTGGTCGTAAGCGCCCTGGGGTGTAGTTATATCATTTATCTGGCCTGCAAAATTGCCCGCTCCAACGCCGATTTCAGCACGCCCGCTAACGTCCCTCGGCTGGTTAGTTATCGCGATGGGTTAGTCATGCAGTTACTGAACCCCAAAGCCATTGTCGCCACCCTTCCGATTACTACACTGCAATTTCCTGCCGCTGGCATTCATGGGCTTAGCCTAGTGATGTGGGCGTTCGGGCTTGCCATGCTAGCCGCGGGCGCGCCTGGCAGTTACGTAGTGATGGGCAGTTTGGTCGGCCAGCGGATTAAAAACCCAGCCGTTGTGAGGCGCTTTAATGGGCTAATGGCCGGGCTGTTGGTCGCCGTGGCGTTTTCGATCGGGTTTGAGCATGTATGGCTGCCGCTTACCTCTTCT includes the following:
- a CDS encoding LysE family translocator, yielding MLAIIAYALGVMYTPGPVNLLGLNVGINGQARQSVGFCLGVGTAMLAYLLVLGWAGAAWINDDALVVVSALGCSYIIYLACKIARSNADFSTPANVPRLVSYRDGLVMQLLNPKAIVATLPITTLQFPAAGIHGLSLVMWAFGLAMLAAGAPGSYVVMGSLVGQRIKNPAVVRRFNGLMAGLLVAVAFSIGFEHVWLPLTSSAS